From the candidate division KSB1 bacterium genome, the window CCGGGATGCGAAAGGAGTAAGGGCGACGAATTTGTCGTTTTGCATGATGATCCTTTCATCATCCGTAAGCTCTTGATTGATAATGTCGCAAAATAAACACCTCTCTTTATATTCATAATGTTCACGGGTGTTCATCAATTCATATTTAACCCGCGCCGGAGTAATGGGAGTTGCAATGATGTGTGAATGCGAGTGGCTCATCAATGCGTCATGGCCGTCGCCATAATTTTTGTGCAACAGCACATACCGAAAACGGGTATCACGTTTCAGATCAAGAAAACGCTCGCGGTAAGCATACAACACATTCTGAATCTGATCTAAGTCCATATCATAGATTTGCTCGCTGTGTTTTGGCGATTCTATCACCAACTCATGAGCACCGATGCCGTTCAAAACATCATACATACCCATGCCGCGATTATCAAGGTCGCCGTAGATTTGCAAAAAAGGCTGCTTGTCAGGTACGACCCGGACTTTCCATCCCGATTCATTTTTAGTCGAATCGTCGCTGCGTATGGCAAAGATTTCCGAAGGTGTCTCCGCTTCGAAGCCGCTGCAAAGTTGACATTTCCCATCAGACTGATTTTTCCGACGAGGCGTGGTATTTGAAATCAAATCCGCTACATTATACTCCTCTTGAAAAATAATCGACCAGCGCCCGGTGATTGGGTCACGCCGAAACTGATTCATCGCCATTTTTAAAAATCCTGTTTAAGTTAAGCATCTTCGGAATCCTTTTTCCCTTCTTCAACAATCTCGCTTCTGGTCAGTTTAACTCGAATTATTCGGTTTCTATCTATCTTTTCAATAATAAACGTGTAGTTATTATATTCCACTACTTCATTTTGTTCAGGAATATAATCTGTCAAACTAAAAATAAAACCGCCGAGACTTTCATATTCGCCCTCGGTCGGCAAATCCATTTCGAGCTGTTCATTTAACTCATCCAAGTCGATTTTAGCATCGATGAGAAAACTATTTTCGTCTATTTTTTTATACAGCGGCGGTTCCTTGTCGTACTCATCTTGAATTTCGCCGACGATTTCCTCGATGACATCTTCGAGCGTGACTAATCCTGCCGTACCGCCGTATTCGTCAACAACGATGGCCATGTGCTGCTGCCCCTTTTGGAACTCTTTCAGCAAATGATGCAGCTTTTTGCTTTCAGGTACAAAGGAAACAGGACGTGCCAATTTTTTCAAGTCCGGTTTTCCGATTTTACCATCAATAATAATCGGTAAAAGTTCTTTGGCATGAATGATACCCAAAATATTATCAAGCCCTTCAGTATAGAGCGGAATTCTGGAATGCCCTTTGTTTTTAATCAACTTGGCTAAATCCTCGAGAGAAATATTTTCCTCCACACCTACGATGTCAATTCGAGGTATCATAATTTCGTGAACCTCAGTTTCGCCAAACTCAAAAATCGAATCAATCATAGCGCGTTCATTATCTTCCAAACCGCCGTTTTCTTCCCTATCTTCCACGAGTGCCATAATTTTTTGGTGTTCGAAAACTGTACTCTTCCGGGAAACATCCAACTTGTTTGAAAAAAACTCGAAGAGTCTGGCCAGGAGTCTTACAAATGGTTTAACTAAAAAAAAGTAAACCATAGCAGGCAAAGAGAGGAATTCGGCAACAGAGCGATTTTTTTTAAGGACAAACTTTGCCCAAATTTCATTTACCGTGAATAGCGCTATGGCAAAGAAACTCAGCATTAAAACTAATGCCAGCGCATGAGAAACAACCAAAAAAACGGCAACAATTTTAGATAAAAAAATGACGGTACAGACTAACGAAATTTGAGCAACCAATGAAGCAAACCGTATTGCTATAAAAAAAGTATGATGATTGTCCCAAAGCTGCACCGTGCGTTTAGAACGCTTTGTAGCTTTTTTTCTAAGTTCCTTTAAATCGACTTCGGACAGGGATAAAAAGGCAACCTCAACGCTTGAAAAAAAGGTTGAAAGAAAAAGGAGAGAAATAAAAGTTACAACTAGCAAAAAAGACGACTCAGGAACCAAACTGGTTTATTCACCTCCATGAAAGTTATTATTGCGGATTATTAAAGTGAGAGATAATAATTCTCACGAGCAGTCATTGCATGCTTTTCAATATCAGATTTATCTTTATAGCCCAAAAAATGCAAAACACCATGCACCGCCATCCGCTCTAATTCATCACCCGATTCCACATTATATATACTCGCATTCTCCAAAACACGATCCATACTTATGTAAATTTCTCCTTCAAACATATCAGTTTCATTGGACAGGGGAAAAGAAATGACATCCGTTACCGAATTTTTGTTGAGGTAATCTTTATTGAGTTTTTTAATATAGGTGTCGTCAACTAAAATGATCGTTAACCTTGCGTTATCCTTTGATTCGGTTTGCCAGACTTTTTCAGTAAGTTCTTT encodes:
- a CDS encoding galactose-1-phosphate uridylyltransferase; amino-acid sequence: MAMNQFRRDPITGRWSIIFQEEYNVADLISNTTPRRKNQSDGKCQLCSGFEAETPSEIFAIRSDDSTKNESGWKVRVVPDKQPFLQIYGDLDNRGMGMYDVLNGIGAHELVIESPKHSEQIYDMDLDQIQNVLYAYRERFLDLKRDTRFRYVLLHKNYGDGHDALMSHSHSHIIATPITPARVKYELMNTREHYEYKERCLFCDIINQELTDDERIIMQNDKFVALTPFASRAPFEISILPKQHETFFEWNNEYSQLAFILKEVLRKLSSTLNDPNFVMVLHSGPNVNAGKQRGYWKTIERDYHWHIDITPQFRGFTSFEIGSGFQINVISPETAARILREEKIN
- a CDS encoding HlyC/CorC family transporter → MLVVTFISLLFLSTFFSSVEVAFLSLSEVDLKELRKKATKRSKRTVQLWDNHHTFFIAIRFASLVAQISLVCTVIFLSKIVAVFLVVSHALALVLMLSFFAIALFTVNEIWAKFVLKKNRSVAEFLSLPAMVYFFLVKPFVRLLARLFEFFSNKLDVSRKSTVFEHQKIMALVEDREENGGLEDNERAMIDSIFEFGETEVHEIMIPRIDIVGVEENISLEDLAKLIKNKGHSRIPLYTEGLDNILGIIHAKELLPIIIDGKIGKPDLKKLARPVSFVPESKKLHHLLKEFQKGQQHMAIVVDEYGGTAGLVTLEDVIEEIVGEIQDEYDKEPPLYKKIDENSFLIDAKIDLDELNEQLEMDLPTEGEYESLGGFIFSLTDYIPEQNEVVEYNNYTFIIEKIDRNRIIRVKLTRSEIVEEGKKDSEDA
- the ybeY gene encoding rRNA maturation RNase YbeY; this translates as MKFQVSIHNEQAHEISLKGIKELTEKVWQTESKDNARLTIILVDDTYIKKLNKDYLNKNSVTDVISFPLSNETDMFEGEIYISMDRVLENASIYNVESGDELERMAVHGVLHFLGYKDKSDIEKHAMTARENYYLSL